The following coding sequences lie in one Flagellimonas eckloniae genomic window:
- a CDS encoding GMC oxidoreductase → MSKFYYNEEQESYDAIVVGTGISGGWAAKELCENGLKTLVLERGRMVNHITDYPTANLDPWDFPNNGELSPDKIARQEKQNRTGYTVKAPHHFWFVDDIDHPYNETKRFDWMRGYHVGGRSLLWGRHSYRWSPMDFEANKKDGVAVDWPVRYKDIAPWYDKVESYIGVTGELLNLPQLPDGKFEPMMELNCVEQHVRERVADHFDGRVITAGRVAHINSDKKFEGLNRSSCKFRNRCIRGCPFGAYFSSNSSTLPAAERTGNMTLRPDSIVHEVIYDPDTKKATGVKVIDRVTKEVYEFKAKVIFLCASAVASTSILMQSKSDRFENGMGNDSGELGHNIMDHHFKAGARGKMDGFTDKYYKGRKPNGVYIPRFRNLGGNSDMKDFIRGYGYQGGASRGNYEDIVAEVSHGKELKDAILNTGGWQMGINGFGEILPYHENKMSLDYDKKDQWGLPTVTFDAEIKENELNMRKDMQEQAAAMLEKSGVRDVETYDEEYALGLGIHEMGTARMGRDPKTSVVNGNNQVHTVKNVYVTDGAFMTSASCVNPSLTYMAFTARAANHAVEELKKGNI, encoded by the coding sequence ATGAGTAAATTTTATTACAACGAAGAGCAGGAATCATATGATGCTATTGTAGTAGGAACAGGCATTAGTGGTGGTTGGGCTGCCAAAGAACTATGCGAAAATGGTCTTAAAACATTGGTTTTGGAACGTGGTCGTATGGTTAATCACATCACAGATTATCCTACAGCAAATCTAGACCCTTGGGATTTTCCAAACAATGGTGAGTTGTCTCCAGATAAAATTGCGCGACAAGAAAAACAAAATAGAACAGGATATACAGTAAAAGCACCACATCATTTTTGGTTTGTGGACGATATAGACCATCCTTATAATGAGACCAAACGTTTTGATTGGATGCGAGGATATCACGTAGGTGGAAGATCTTTATTGTGGGGCCGCCATAGTTACCGATGGAGTCCTATGGATTTTGAAGCCAATAAGAAAGACGGAGTTGCTGTAGATTGGCCCGTTCGCTATAAAGATATTGCTCCATGGTATGATAAGGTTGAAAGTTATATTGGTGTTACTGGTGAATTATTGAATTTACCCCAGCTTCCTGATGGGAAATTTGAGCCCATGATGGAGTTGAACTGTGTGGAACAGCATGTTCGTGAACGCGTTGCCGACCATTTTGACGGACGTGTAATAACTGCCGGCAGAGTAGCCCATATAAATAGTGATAAAAAGTTTGAAGGTCTGAACCGTAGTTCTTGTAAGTTTAGAAATAGGTGTATAAGAGGATGTCCTTTTGGCGCATATTTCAGTAGTAACTCATCTACCTTACCAGCTGCTGAACGTACTGGAAACATGACCCTCAGACCAGATTCCATTGTACATGAGGTAATATATGATCCAGATACAAAAAAAGCCACTGGAGTCAAAGTTATAGATCGGGTTACCAAGGAAGTTTATGAGTTTAAGGCAAAGGTGATTTTCCTATGCGCCTCTGCTGTAGCATCCACTTCAATCTTAATGCAATCTAAATCGGATAGGTTCGAAAATGGCATGGGCAATGATTCTGGAGAGCTCGGCCACAATATTATGGACCATCACTTTAAAGCAGGAGCCAGAGGTAAAATGGATGGATTTACCGATAAATACTATAAAGGAAGGAAACCGAACGGGGTATACATTCCCCGTTTCCGCAATTTGGGAGGAAATAGTGACATGAAGGATTTTATTCGCGGTTACGGTTACCAAGGTGGGGCAAGCAGGGGCAACTATGAAGATATAGTAGCTGAGGTTTCCCACGGAAAAGAACTTAAAGATGCTATTCTAAATACAGGAGGGTGGCAAATGGGTATCAATGGGTTTGGTGAAATTTTGCCATATCACGAAAATAAAATGAGCCTAGATTATGATAAAAAGGACCAATGGGGTCTGCCAACAGTCACGTTTGATGCCGAGATAAAGGAAAATGAGTTAAACATGCGCAAAGACATGCAGGAGCAGGCTGCTGCCATGCTTGAAAAATCAGGAGTTCGGGATGTTGAAACTTATGATGAAGAGTATGCATTAGGTCTTGGAATCCATGAAATGGGAACCGCACGAATGGGTAGAGATCCAAAAACTTCTGTTGTAAATGGAAACAATCAAGTTCATACAGTTAAAAATGTTTACGTTACTGATGGTGCTTTTATGACATCTGCAAGTTGTGTAAATCCATCATTAACTTATATGGCATTTACTGCAAGAGCTGCCAATCATGCAGTGGAAGAACTTAAAAAAGGAAACATATAA
- a CDS encoding gluconate 2-dehydrogenase subunit 3 family protein, with protein MERRVALKNMGLAFGYTVAAPTLLGIVQSCNSKKVLDWTPDFFTKEEGTVLHTLLDILLPKTDTPSATEVNVHVFIDKFANEVLPKEHQDFLKMGMGKFVGKVLASAEKETMSELDEEDLEPIFATYLKKRTDEVEETHEKALEAYFKAVEETGGAQLDDEISCYSFANSLRDISIWSYKTSEYVGEEVLAYLPVPGEYIACEDEQKLTQGRAWSL; from the coding sequence ATGGAAAGAAGAGTTGCTTTAAAAAATATGGGGCTTGCCTTTGGCTATACTGTTGCTGCCCCTACCCTTTTAGGGATAGTACAGAGTTGTAATAGCAAGAAAGTATTGGACTGGACTCCAGATTTTTTCACCAAGGAGGAAGGAACAGTTTTACATACCCTTCTGGACATCTTATTGCCAAAAACTGATACTCCATCCGCCACAGAAGTAAATGTGCATGTTTTCATAGACAAATTTGCCAATGAGGTTTTGCCGAAGGAGCATCAAGATTTTCTAAAAATGGGCATGGGCAAATTTGTGGGTAAAGTTTTGGCTTCAGCCGAAAAAGAAACAATGTCAGAGTTGGATGAAGAAGATTTAGAACCAATTTTTGCCACATATCTCAAGAAAAGAACAGATGAGGTTGAAGAAACTCATGAGAAAGCTTTAGAAGCTTATTTTAAAGCTGTTGAAGAAACTGGAGGTGCTCAACTGGATGATGAGATTTCCTGTTATAGTTTTGCAAATTCGTTACGTGACATTTCTATCTGGTCCTACAAGACCTCTGAATATGTTGGTGAAGAAGTTTTAGCATATCTCCCTGTTCCAGGGGAATACATTGCTTGTGAAGATGAGCAAAAATTAACCCAAGGTAGAGCTTGGTCGTTGTAA
- a CDS encoding ribonucleoside-diphosphate reductase subunit alpha, which translates to MYVVKRDGRKELIMFDKITARVRKLCYGLNGLVDPLKVAMRVIEGLYDGVTTSELDNLAAEIAATMTTTHPDYAKLAARISVSNLHKNTKKSFSETMKDLYEYVNPRTGKKAPLLSDEVYEVISKNSEKLDSTIIYNRDFGYDYFGFKTLERSYLLKLNGNIAERPQHMLMRVSIGIHLNDLDSAIETYELMSKKYFTHATPTLFNSGTPKPQMSSCFLLAMKDDSIDGIYDTLKQTAKISQSAGGIGLSIHNVRATGSYIAGTNGTSNGIVPMLQVFNDTARYVDQGGGKRKGSFAIYMEPWHADIYEFLDLKKNHGKEEMRARDLFYAMWISDLFMKRVEANEEWTLMCPNECPGLFTHHSEEFEELYLKYEAEGKGRKTVRARELWEKILESQIETGTPYMLYKDAANRKSNQKNLGTIRSSNLCTEILEYTSPDEVAVCNLASIALPMFIKNGEFDHKELFKVTKRVTKNLNMVIDRNYYPVKEAENSNMRHRPIGLGVQGLADAFIMLRLPFTSDEAKKLNQEIFETLYFAAVTASMEQAKVDGPYSSYKGSPIEQGEFQHNLWGIKDEELSGRWDWAKLRKDVKKNGVRNSLLVAPMPTASTSQILGNNECFEPYTSNIYTRRVLSGEFIVVNKHLLEDLVNLGLWNENMKQELMRANGSIQHIETIPQDIRELYKTVWELSMKDIIDMSRQRGYFIDQSQSLNLFMENANYSKLTSMHFYAWKSGLKTGMYYLRTKAAVDAIKFTLDNTKKKEVPVSVAAEAEVVAATPQAAEAIKVDTTPVSQQEVDIQPMSAEEMKEMIARAKEGQADDDCLMCGS; encoded by the coding sequence ATGTATGTAGTAAAAAGAGACGGAAGAAAAGAGCTGATCATGTTTGACAAGATCACGGCCAGAGTAAGAAAATTATGTTATGGTCTTAACGGATTGGTAGATCCACTAAAAGTTGCTATGCGTGTCATAGAAGGACTTTATGATGGTGTCACCACATCTGAGTTGGATAATTTGGCAGCAGAGATTGCCGCTACCATGACAACTACACATCCAGATTATGCGAAATTGGCAGCTCGTATTTCAGTTTCGAACCTACACAAAAACACTAAAAAATCCTTCTCGGAAACCATGAAGGATTTGTACGAATACGTAAACCCTAGAACAGGTAAAAAGGCACCACTATTATCTGATGAGGTGTATGAGGTAATTTCCAAGAATTCAGAAAAACTGGATTCAACCATTATTTATAACCGTGATTTTGGCTACGATTATTTCGGTTTTAAAACTTTGGAACGTTCATACCTATTAAAATTGAACGGAAATATTGCAGAGCGACCACAACACATGTTGATGCGTGTATCCATAGGAATCCATTTGAACGATTTGGATTCAGCCATAGAAACATATGAGTTGATGTCAAAAAAGTACTTCACTCATGCTACACCTACCTTGTTCAATTCCGGCACACCCAAACCACAGATGTCCTCTTGCTTTCTTTTGGCAATGAAAGATGACAGTATAGATGGTATTTACGATACGTTGAAGCAAACCGCAAAAATTTCGCAATCTGCAGGTGGGATCGGTCTTTCTATCCATAATGTAAGAGCTACGGGATCCTACATCGCCGGTACCAATGGTACATCTAACGGAATTGTTCCGATGCTTCAAGTATTTAATGATACGGCCAGGTATGTGGATCAAGGAGGAGGAAAACGTAAAGGAAGTTTTGCAATCTATATGGAGCCGTGGCATGCGGATATCTATGAGTTTCTCGATTTGAAAAAGAATCATGGAAAAGAAGAAATGCGTGCACGGGATTTGTTCTATGCCATGTGGATTTCTGACCTTTTCATGAAAAGAGTAGAAGCAAATGAAGAATGGACATTAATGTGTCCTAACGAGTGCCCAGGACTTTTTACGCATCACAGTGAGGAGTTTGAAGAACTATACTTAAAATACGAAGCGGAAGGAAAAGGTCGTAAAACGGTACGAGCACGTGAACTTTGGGAAAAAATATTAGAATCTCAAATTGAAACGGGCACACCTTATATGTTGTACAAGGATGCTGCTAACCGCAAGAGCAACCAGAAGAATTTAGGGACTATCCGCTCTTCTAACCTTTGTACGGAGATTTTGGAATATACCTCACCAGATGAGGTGGCGGTATGTAATTTGGCTTCTATCGCATTGCCCATGTTTATAAAAAATGGGGAGTTTGACCATAAAGAATTGTTCAAGGTTACAAAAAGAGTTACCAAGAACTTGAATATGGTAATCGATAGAAATTACTACCCGGTCAAAGAAGCTGAAAATTCCAATATGCGTCATAGACCTATTGGTCTTGGAGTACAGGGCTTGGCAGATGCATTTATAATGTTGCGTTTACCATTTACCAGCGATGAAGCTAAAAAACTGAATCAAGAGATATTTGAAACCCTATATTTTGCTGCAGTAACGGCTTCTATGGAGCAAGCAAAAGTGGATGGGCCATACTCATCATACAAAGGCTCTCCAATTGAGCAAGGAGAGTTTCAACATAATCTTTGGGGAATTAAGGACGAAGAACTTTCTGGACGTTGGGATTGGGCTAAATTGAGAAAAGACGTTAAGAAAAATGGTGTTCGCAACTCCTTGTTGGTGGCGCCAATGCCAACAGCATCCACTTCTCAAATACTGGGCAATAATGAGTGCTTTGAACCGTATACCTCTAACATTTATACCCGAAGAGTACTTTCAGGAGAGTTTATTGTAGTAAATAAGCACCTTTTGGAAGACTTGGTGAATTTAGGTCTTTGGAACGAAAATATGAAGCAAGAATTGATGCGTGCCAACGGATCTATTCAGCATATAGAAACCATTCCACAAGATATTAGAGAATTGTACAAGACGGTTTGGGAGCTTAGCATGAAGGATATCATTGATATGAGTAGACAGCGTGGATACTTCATAGACCAAAGTCAATCCTTGAACCTGTTTATGGAAAATGCAAATTATTCCAAGCTGACCTCTATGCACTTTTATGCTTGGAAAAGTGGACTTAAAACAGGAATGTACTACTTGAGGACCAAAGCAGCGGTAGATGCCATTAAATTTACTTTGGACAATACCAAGAAAAAAGAAGTTCCTGTTAGTGTGGCTGCAGAAGCAGAAGTTGTTGCTGCAACACCACAGGCCGCAGAAGCAATTAAGGTAGATACTACTCCAGTAAGCCAACAGGAAGTGGATATACAACCAATGAGCGCAGAAGAAATGAAAGAAATGATTGCACGAGCTAAAGAAGGCCAAGCGGACGATGACTGCTTGATGTGCGGATCATAG
- a CDS encoding ribonucleotide-diphosphate reductase subunit beta, whose protein sequence is MSATVEPILQENEDRFVIFPIKHHDLWEWYKKCEACFWTAEEIDLHEDLTDWNNKLNDDERYFIKHILAFFAASDGIVNENLAENFVSEVQYAEAKFFYGFQIMMENIHSETYSLLIDTYVKDEKEKNILFKAIENFPAIKKKADWALNWIESPSFAERLIAFAAVEGIFFSGAFCSIFWLKKRGLMPGLTFSNELISRDEGMHCDYAVHLHNKHLINKVPKERITAILTDALDIEREFITESLPASLIGMNSKLMTQYLEFVTDRLLVELECEKVYNATNPFDFMDMISLQGKTNFFEKRVSEYQKAGVLNKEKDEDAQKISFDADF, encoded by the coding sequence ATGTCAGCAACTGTAGAACCTATATTACAAGAAAACGAAGATAGATTTGTGATTTTTCCCATTAAACATCATGATCTTTGGGAATGGTACAAGAAATGTGAAGCTTGTTTTTGGACTGCAGAAGAAATAGATCTTCATGAGGATTTGACGGACTGGAACAATAAATTAAATGACGATGAGCGTTATTTTATAAAACACATACTCGCTTTTTTTGCTGCATCTGATGGTATTGTAAACGAGAATTTGGCAGAGAATTTTGTAAGTGAAGTTCAATACGCGGAAGCAAAGTTTTTCTACGGATTTCAGATTATGATGGAGAACATCCATTCAGAAACCTATTCTTTGCTTATTGATACTTACGTTAAAGATGAAAAGGAAAAAAACATCCTTTTCAAGGCGATAGAAAACTTTCCTGCAATAAAAAAGAAGGCAGATTGGGCCTTAAACTGGATTGAATCTCCAAGTTTTGCGGAAAGATTAATTGCATTTGCCGCTGTTGAGGGAATTTTCTTTTCAGGTGCCTTCTGCTCCATTTTCTGGTTAAAGAAAAGGGGGCTAATGCCAGGACTTACATTTTCCAACGAGTTAATTTCTAGAGATGAAGGAATGCACTGTGACTATGCGGTTCATTTACATAACAAACACTTGATCAACAAAGTGCCAAAAGAGCGGATTACTGCGATTTTGACTGACGCTCTTGATATTGAAAGAGAATTTATTACCGAGTCGCTTCCAGCAAGTCTTATTGGAATGAACTCAAAACTAATGACACAGTACCTAGAGTTTGTAACGGATAGGTTATTGGTAGAATTAGAATGCGAGAAAGTATATAATGCCACCAACCCATTTGATTTCATGGATATGATTTCACTTCAGGGTAAAACAAATTTCTTTGAAAAGCGCGTGTCTGAATATCAAAAGGCAGGTGTTCTCAACAAAGAAAAAGATGAAGATGCACAAAAAATCAGTTTCGACGCTGATTTTTAA